Proteins encoded together in one Streptomyces sp. NA04227 window:
- a CDS encoding DUF4192 domain-containing protein has product MTNHHEAEAFDTSGNTADRYAKSSGPAQEQKPITLRSAAELADALPYLLGYRPGDSIVLAAIHADGGHGTFGGRARLAIPARAEEWPTIARKTAESLIDGIERRRGKPDGMIVYLSQEPRGGESGREVMERLRPLAQTLRTSCGALDVPVVEALCLSGGRLWSYCCPGRGCCPPEGVPMGVPGTSVLAAAATFAGIQVRGSLEDLHARLTPWRTEGGEMAPRAAEQERELDAACTALVPRMLGETERSTVAEDTLDLARHLTARLAEAPPSTGEPASDRRDDGLVANDEAAALILGLQDRDTRDRAAEWMEGDEARQALRLWRALARRCVGRYGEHAAAPLTLAGWVAWSLGDELEAREALAMALAADPQYTFAMLLHRACNEGVEPEAVRKCLRQCRADREAARTRSSGTERKTEVPGTGNPASLAERRIKPLPRRPSTPPKQAPHHAKPVTGRPPKYGPRVPSQSRRVGRRGARNSR; this is encoded by the coding sequence ATGACCAATCACCACGAGGCAGAAGCCTTCGACACATCCGGAAACACCGCCGACCGGTACGCGAAGTCCTCCGGCCCGGCCCAAGAACAGAAGCCGATCACGCTGCGCTCCGCGGCCGAACTGGCCGATGCCCTCCCGTATTTGCTCGGGTACCGGCCCGGAGACAGCATCGTGCTGGCCGCCATCCACGCCGATGGCGGGCACGGAACCTTTGGCGGGCGCGCGAGGCTCGCCATCCCCGCCCGCGCGGAGGAGTGGCCGACGATCGCCCGCAAGACCGCCGAGTCCCTCATCGACGGGATCGAACGCCGACGCGGCAAGCCCGACGGAATGATCGTCTACCTCTCCCAGGAACCGCGAGGAGGGGAGAGTGGCCGCGAGGTCATGGAACGGCTCCGGCCACTGGCCCAGACGCTCCGGACCTCCTGCGGCGCTCTCGACGTCCCTGTGGTGGAGGCCCTGTGCCTCTCCGGAGGGAGGCTCTGGTCGTACTGCTGCCCCGGGCGCGGGTGCTGCCCGCCCGAGGGTGTCCCGATGGGAGTGCCGGGCACCTCCGTTCTCGCAGCTGCCGCAACCTTCGCGGGCATCCAGGTACGGGGTTCCCTCGAGGATCTCCACGCCCGGCTCACCCCATGGCGGACGGAGGGTGGGGAAATGGCCCCTCGCGCCGCGGAACAGGAACGGGAACTCGACGCCGCGTGCACCGCGCTCGTGCCCCGGATGCTCGGCGAGACCGAACGGTCGACGGTGGCCGAGGACACCCTTGACCTGGCCCGACACCTGACCGCGCGCCTGGCCGAGGCGCCGCCCTCGACCGGGGAGCCGGCCTCCGACCGACGTGACGACGGCCTGGTCGCCAACGACGAGGCAGCGGCGTTGATCCTCGGTCTGCAGGACCGGGACACCCGGGACCGGGCCGCGGAGTGGATGGAAGGGGACGAGGCGCGCCAAGCCTTGCGGCTCTGGCGAGCGCTGGCCCGGCGCTGTGTCGGGCGATATGGCGAACACGCTGCCGCGCCCCTGACGCTCGCGGGCTGGGTCGCATGGTCGCTCGGCGACGAGCTGGAGGCCCGCGAAGCTCTCGCCATGGCCCTGGCGGCAGACCCTCAGTACACCTTCGCCATGCTTCTGCACCGCGCGTGCAACGAGGGGGTCGAGCCGGAGGCGGTCCGGAAATGTCTCCGACAGTGCAGGGCGGACCGGGAGGCGGCGCGGACGAGGAGCAGTGGCACAGAGAGGAAGACTGAGGTCCCCGGGACGGGAAACCCGGCATCGCTCGCCGAGCGACGTATCAAGCCACTGCCCCGCCGCCCCTCCACGCCGCCGAAGCAGGCGCCCCACCACGCGAAGCCGGTGACGGGACGCCCGCCGAAGTACGGTCCGCGTGTCCCGTCCCAGAGCCGCCGAGTCGGCAGGCGCGGCGCGAGGAACAGCCGGTGA
- a CDS encoding NUDIX domain-containing protein yields the protein MPPYDPSAFPPFAVTVDLVVLTVRRHALCALAVRRGEPPFQGRWALPGGFVRDDEDLEAAAARELAEETGLCAQTEAPEAEVKGAHLEQLATYGDPQRDPRMRVVSVAHLVLAPDLPAPRAGGDANSAKWAPVDELLEQSDARLGEEPPAPLAFDHARILGDGVERARSKIEYSSLATAFCPPEFTVGELRRVYEAVWGVALDPRNFHRKVTGTPGFLVPTGGTTTRQGGRPAQLFRAGGATLLNPPMLRPEV from the coding sequence ATGCCCCCCTACGACCCCTCGGCGTTCCCGCCCTTCGCCGTCACCGTGGACCTGGTTGTGCTCACCGTGCGCCGTCACGCCCTGTGCGCGCTGGCCGTGCGGCGCGGCGAACCTCCGTTCCAGGGCCGGTGGGCGTTGCCCGGGGGCTTCGTACGCGACGACGAGGACCTGGAGGCGGCTGCGGCCCGGGAACTCGCCGAGGAGACGGGGCTCTGCGCCCAGACCGAGGCACCGGAAGCCGAAGTCAAGGGTGCCCACCTGGAGCAGTTGGCGACCTACGGCGACCCGCAGCGGGATCCACGCATGCGTGTGGTGAGCGTCGCCCACCTCGTGCTCGCACCGGACCTGCCCGCGCCACGGGCGGGGGGCGATGCCAACAGCGCGAAATGGGCGCCGGTCGACGAACTCCTGGAACAGTCGGACGCCCGGCTCGGCGAGGAGCCCCCGGCCCCGCTGGCCTTCGATCACGCGCGGATTCTCGGCGACGGCGTGGAACGCGCCCGCTCCAAGATCGAGTACTCCTCGCTGGCCACCGCTTTCTGCCCGCCGGAGTTCACGGTCGGCGAGCTGCGCCGGGTGTACGAGGCGGTGTGGGGCGTCGCTCTCGACCCGAGGAACTTCCACCGCAAGGTGACGGGAACCCCGGGGTTCCTCGTGCCGACCGGGGGCACCACCACCCGGCAGGGCGGCCGGCCCGCTCAACTGTTCCGCGCGGGCGGCGCGACGCTGTTGAACCCCCCGATGCTGCGACCCGAGGTCTGA
- a CDS encoding ATP-binding cassette domain-containing protein, with translation MIQAIGLTSHPYRKLPPAVEDVSFEAHDGQVTALLGGPRSGRTTTLRLLLGLQPGRGIAYFKGRPLHVFDHPAREVGALVGEVSGHPSRSVRGHLRMLCAAVGAPTGRAEEVLDVLGLAELAGEPLGRLSRGMDRRLGLAGALLGDPHTLVLDEPTANLSSREALWLRGLLRAHAAQGGTVLFTTEHAKEAAGVADRVVVLERGRIVAEQTVADFARTRLRPRVSVRSPYAARLADLLTKEARVTHRSVEVVKEDGNRLSVYGSSCADVGDLAHRHGVLVHQLADETGDMGIKAHAPPAPARPRLEACEAVRIDGRRFNAEAAQGGTDGPGASDRLRKGESEPSEGWGASSPVQGSVSGKESGTAVRGGDTPRSGGGASPGGPGGPGGPGGETVRRTALLDGKADQHTRTPSATERKATTGRPEKAVELSQLPPPLTIRPARIPVRVLTYELRRASGVWAGYLTLGVVLFVSAVISFCLVRNGQTPQQRVLAAWPRELPLPPAALGAGVLGSLAFGEEFRYPVLATERSSVPRRLSLLGAKLAVTGMAAVLIALLTVGCDAALLQLVYGPKPSPVPDDWPLLMVGWLGVVTGCAWVGLLAAGVFRRTTAGLATVVGLSALLVPLLNRVADVPSAHSAAGFPARLRSLAFVQWPFGAQEYFAAVVRAATQPVGIALSLSLFALSCAYVVISLRSRAQ, from the coding sequence ATGATTCAGGCCATCGGACTGACCAGCCATCCGTACCGGAAACTGCCGCCGGCCGTGGAGGACGTGTCCTTCGAGGCGCACGACGGTCAGGTCACGGCGCTGCTCGGCGGGCCACGTTCCGGCAGAACGACCACGCTCAGGCTGTTGCTGGGGCTGCAACCGGGCCGCGGCATCGCCTACTTCAAGGGGCGGCCGCTCCACGTCTTCGACCACCCCGCACGCGAAGTCGGGGCACTCGTCGGCGAGGTCTCGGGGCACCCGTCCCGGAGCGTGCGAGGTCACCTCCGGATGCTGTGTGCCGCCGTGGGCGCTCCCACCGGACGTGCCGAGGAAGTGCTCGACGTACTGGGCCTCGCCGAACTCGCCGGTGAGCCCCTGGGGCGGCTCTCACGCGGGATGGACCGGCGCCTGGGTCTTGCCGGTGCGCTGCTCGGAGACCCGCACACCCTGGTCCTCGACGAGCCCACGGCGAACCTGTCGAGTCGCGAGGCCCTGTGGCTGCGCGGCCTCTTGCGCGCCCATGCGGCACAGGGCGGAACGGTGCTGTTCACGACCGAGCACGCCAAGGAGGCGGCCGGTGTCGCGGACCGCGTGGTGGTGCTGGAACGCGGGCGGATCGTCGCCGAGCAGACCGTTGCGGACTTCGCGCGCACGCGACTGCGCCCACGAGTCTCGGTGCGCAGTCCGTACGCGGCTCGTCTCGCCGATCTGCTGACCAAGGAAGCGCGGGTGACCCACCGGTCCGTCGAGGTGGTGAAGGAGGACGGCAACCGGCTCTCGGTGTACGGGAGTTCTTGCGCGGATGTCGGTGACCTCGCGCATCGGCACGGCGTTCTCGTCCACCAACTCGCCGACGAGACGGGGGACATGGGTATCAAAGCGCACGCGCCGCCTGCCCCTGCCCGCCCACGGCTGGAGGCGTGCGAAGCCGTACGTATCGACGGCAGACGGTTCAACGCCGAAGCCGCGCAAGGTGGAACCGATGGCCCCGGTGCGAGCGACCGGCTGCGCAAGGGGGAATCGGAGCCCTCCGAGGGCTGGGGTGCGTCAAGCCCCGTGCAGGGTTCGGTCAGCGGAAAGGAAAGCGGCACCGCGGTACGGGGCGGAGATACGCCCCGGTCCGGTGGTGGAGCCTCACCTGGCGGTCCTGGCGGTCCTGGCGGTCCTGGCGGCGAGACGGTGCGGCGTACCGCTCTCCTCGACGGCAAGGCCGATCAGCACACCCGCACCCCCTCCGCGACCGAACGCAAGGCGACAACTGGCCGTCCCGAGAAGGCCGTCGAGCTCTCCCAACTACCACCACCGCTCACCATCCGTCCCGCACGCATTCCGGTGCGTGTTCTGACCTATGAATTGCGCCGGGCGTCGGGAGTGTGGGCCGGTTATCTCACTCTGGGCGTGGTCCTGTTCGTCTCCGCCGTGATTTCGTTCTGCCTGGTACGCAATGGGCAGACGCCTCAGCAACGGGTACTCGCCGCCTGGCCGCGAGAGTTGCCGCTGCCTCCGGCCGCGCTCGGGGCGGGAGTGCTCGGATCCCTGGCTTTCGGGGAGGAGTTCCGCTATCCGGTACTGGCGACCGAACGCTCGAGCGTTCCGCGCCGGTTGTCGTTACTGGGCGCCAAACTCGCCGTCACAGGAATGGCCGCGGTGCTCATCGCGCTGCTCACGGTCGGCTGTGACGCTGCTCTGCTACAGCTCGTATACGGGCCGAAGCCGAGTCCGGTACCCGACGACTGGCCCCTACTCATGGTGGGTTGGCTGGGCGTGGTGACCGGGTGCGCCTGGGTGGGGCTGCTGGCCGCAGGTGTCTTTCGGCGCACAACAGCCGGACTGGCCACGGTAGTTGGGCTCTCGGCCCTACTGGTCCCGCTGCTGAACAGGGTGGCGGATGTCCCTTCTGCGCACAGCGCGGCGGGCTTTCCGGCACGGCTGCGCTCACTGGCGTTCGTGCAGTGGCCGTTCGGAGCGCAGGAGTACTTCGCCGCGGTGGTGCGCGCGGCTACTCAACCCGTGGGTATCGCACTGTCGTTGTCGCTGTTCGCGCTGTCCTGCGCGTACGTGGTCATCTCGCTGCGGAGCAGGGCCCAGTAG
- a CDS encoding FadR/GntR family transcriptional regulator: MSTLAHTMMTAARSSDSGIAGPGELDRFPYAEAPGVDRPGPPAWEGADPELGRVGRRTAGSRGRGLHGQLVQQLGQMIVSGDLGADRPLVPEEIGQRFEVSRTVVRESLRVLEAKGLVSARPNVGTRVRPVSDWNLLDPDIIEWRAFGPQRDDQRRELSELRWTIEPLAARLAAGHGREDVQQRLTDLTEIMGHALAQADGITYARADAEFHGLLIQVAGNRMLDHLSGIVSAALQVSGGPSTGCDRPHEGTLGHHSRIVDCLANGDGQGAESAMRQLLTVHPEVERVVPAPREH; the protein is encoded by the coding sequence GTGAGTACCCTTGCGCACACCATGATGACCGCCGCCCGCTCCTCGGATTCCGGGATCGCAGGACCGGGCGAACTCGACCGTTTCCCCTACGCGGAGGCTCCCGGAGTCGACCGCCCCGGCCCGCCCGCCTGGGAGGGCGCCGACCCGGAACTCGGCCGTGTGGGCCGGCGGACGGCAGGCAGCCGCGGCCGCGGCCTGCACGGCCAACTCGTTCAGCAACTGGGCCAGATGATCGTTTCCGGGGACCTCGGCGCGGACCGCCCGCTCGTTCCCGAGGAGATCGGCCAGCGCTTCGAGGTCTCGCGCACCGTCGTACGCGAGTCGCTGCGTGTGCTCGAAGCGAAGGGGCTCGTCAGCGCCCGGCCCAATGTCGGCACCCGGGTCCGCCCGGTCAGCGACTGGAACCTGCTGGACCCCGACATCATCGAGTGGCGCGCCTTCGGCCCCCAGCGGGACGATCAGCGCCGCGAGCTGAGCGAGCTCCGCTGGACGATCGAGCCGCTCGCCGCCCGGCTCGCCGCGGGCCACGGACGTGAGGACGTCCAGCAGCGGCTGACCGACCTGACCGAGATCATGGGGCACGCGCTGGCTCAGGCCGACGGGATCACCTACGCGCGGGCCGACGCGGAGTTCCACGGCCTGCTGATCCAGGTCGCCGGCAACCGCATGCTCGACCACCTCTCCGGCATCGTGTCCGCAGCGCTCCAGGTGTCGGGTGGGCCCTCCACCGGCTGTGACCGCCCCCACGAGGGGACCCTCGGTCACCACAGCCGCATCGTGGACTGCCTCGCCAACGGCGACGGCCAGGGCGCCGAGAGCGCCATGCGCCAACTCCTCACCGTTCACCCCGAGGTGGAGCGCGTGGTTCCGGCTCCGCGCGAGCACTGA
- a CDS encoding RNA polymerase sigma factor, which yields MSASTSRTLPPEIADSVSVLALIERGKSEGQIAGDDVRRAFEADQIPATQWKNVLRSLNQILEEEGVTLMVSASEPKRTRKSVAAKSAAKRTATKTVAAKSVPAKKAASASAAEPEATEVSAEAEEASPAKKAAAKKTTAKKAAAKKTTKKAAAKKTTSKKDADEATEDEGAVDEAQVAAGKPGEEPAEDGSQGFVLSDEDEDDAPAQQVAAAGATADPVKDYLKQIGKVPLLNAEQEVELAKRIEAGLFAEDKLASADKLAPKLKRELEIIAEDGRRAKNHLLEANLRLVVSLAKRYTGRGMLFLDLIQEGNLGLIRAVEKFDYTKGYKFSTYATWWIRQAITRAMADQARTIRIPVHMVEVINKLARVQRQMLQDLGREPTPEELAKELDMTPEKVIEVQKYGREPISLHTPLGEDGDSEFGDLIEDSEAVVPADAVSFTLLQEQLHSVLDTLSEREAGVVSMRFGLTDGQPKTLDEIGKVYGVTRERIRQIESKTMSKLRHPSRSQVLRDYLD from the coding sequence GTGTCGGCCAGCACATCCCGTACGCTCCCGCCGGAGATCGCCGATTCCGTCTCTGTACTGGCGCTCATCGAGCGGGGAAAGTCTGAGGGGCAGATCGCCGGCGACGATGTGCGTCGGGCCTTCGAAGCTGACCAGATCCCGGCCACTCAGTGGAAGAACGTACTGCGCAGCCTCAACCAGATCCTCGAGGAAGAGGGTGTGACGCTGATGGTCAGTGCATCGGAGCCCAAGCGCACACGCAAGAGCGTGGCGGCGAAGAGTGCGGCCAAGCGCACCGCCACCAAGACCGTGGCCGCCAAGTCCGTCCCCGCGAAGAAGGCCGCATCTGCGTCCGCTGCCGAGCCGGAGGCGACCGAGGTCTCCGCCGAGGCCGAGGAAGCATCACCGGCGAAGAAGGCCGCGGCCAAGAAGACGACCGCCAAGAAGGCGGCCGCGAAGAAGACCACGAAGAAGGCGGCGGCGAAGAAGACCACGTCCAAGAAGGACGCCGACGAGGCGACCGAGGACGAGGGCGCCGTCGACGAGGCACAGGTCGCCGCGGGCAAGCCCGGCGAGGAGCCCGCCGAGGACGGCAGTCAGGGCTTCGTCCTGTCCGACGAGGACGAGGACGACGCTCCCGCTCAGCAGGTCGCGGCGGCAGGCGCCACCGCCGACCCGGTGAAGGACTACCTCAAGCAGATCGGCAAAGTCCCCCTGCTCAACGCCGAGCAGGAGGTGGAGCTCGCCAAGCGCATCGAGGCCGGCCTCTTCGCCGAGGACAAGCTGGCCAGCGCCGACAAGCTCGCCCCGAAGCTCAAGCGCGAGCTGGAGATCATCGCCGAGGACGGGCGTCGGGCCAAGAACCACCTGCTCGAGGCCAACCTCCGTCTCGTGGTCTCGCTGGCCAAGCGGTACACCGGCCGCGGCATGCTCTTCCTGGACCTGATCCAGGAGGGCAACCTCGGTCTCATCCGCGCGGTCGAGAAGTTCGACTACACCAAGGGCTACAAGTTCTCCACGTATGCCACCTGGTGGATTCGACAGGCCATCACCCGCGCCATGGCCGACCAGGCACGCACCATCCGTATCCCGGTGCACATGGTCGAGGTCATCAACAAGCTGGCCCGCGTCCAGCGCCAGATGCTCCAGGACCTGGGCCGCGAGCCCACCCCGGAGGAGCTGGCCAAGGAACTCGACATGACCCCCGAGAAGGTCATCGAGGTCCAGAAGTACGGCCGGGAGCCCATCTCGCTGCACACGCCGCTGGGCGAGGACGGCGACAGCGAGTTCGGTGACCTCATCGAGGACTCCGAGGCCGTCGTGCCCGCCGACGCCGTGAGCTTCACGCTTCTGCAGGAGCAGCTGCACTCCGTGCTCGACACCCTGTCCGAGCGCGAGGCGGGCGTGGTCTCGATGCGGTTCGGCCTCACCGACGGTCAGCCCAAGACGCTCGACGAGATCGGCAAGGTCTACGGAGTGACGCGCGAGCGCATCCGCCAGATCGAGTCCAAGACGATGTCGAAGCTGCGCCACCCGTCCCGCTCGCAGGTTCTGCGGGACTACCTGGACTGA
- a CDS encoding trypsin-like serine protease — MIAALVFGAAVLSLLAPLSAGAESAVVGGQRVGPGESPWVVALTSRDRFGGRRGGQFCGGVAVARTTVLTAAHCLSGEVLGVPLREVRDLRVVAGRADLRMRTGSETAVRRASVNPAYDRSTNDGDVAKLELAEPLPASAVIPMARRGDTAYRVGTAARVYGWGDTSGREDYPDALRGATVRVLPDRACAKAYPGSVQGRYVAARMLCAGEPGGGRDACQGDSGGPLVARGRLIGLVSWGGGCGSASSPGVYTRIAGVQGFVDGPK, encoded by the coding sequence ATGATTGCAGCTCTGGTTTTCGGTGCCGCCGTTCTGTCCCTGCTCGCTCCGCTCTCGGCGGGAGCCGAGAGCGCGGTCGTCGGTGGACAGCGGGTGGGGCCGGGGGAGAGCCCGTGGGTGGTGGCTCTGACCAGCCGTGACCGGTTCGGCGGCAGGCGGGGAGGCCAGTTCTGCGGCGGTGTGGCGGTGGCGCGCACAACGGTGCTCACGGCGGCCCATTGTCTGAGCGGCGAAGTGCTCGGTGTGCCACTGCGGGAAGTGCGTGATCTGAGGGTCGTGGCCGGGCGTGCGGATCTGCGTATGCGAACGGGGAGTGAGACCGCCGTACGGCGGGCGTCCGTGAACCCCGCGTACGACAGGTCGACCAACGACGGTGATGTGGCGAAGCTCGAACTGGCCGAGCCGTTGCCGGCGAGCGCCGTGATCCCCATGGCCCGCCGGGGAGATACCGCGTACCGCGTGGGCACCGCCGCCCGGGTCTACGGCTGGGGCGATACCAGCGGCCGCGAGGACTATCCGGACGCGCTGCGTGGGGCCACGGTACGGGTCCTGCCGGACCGTGCCTGCGCCAAGGCCTATCCGGGCTCTGTGCAGGGGCGCTACGTGGCTGCGCGCATGCTGTGCGCCGGGGAGCCCGGGGGAGGGCGGGACGCCTGCCAGGGGGACAGTGGCGGGCCTCTGGTCGCGCGCGGGCGCCTGATCGGCCTTGTGTCCTGGGGAGGCGGCTGCGGAAGCGCCTCGAGTCCCGGCGTATACACGCGAATCGCCGGGGTGCAGGGCTTCGTCGACGGTCCGAAGTGA
- a CDS encoding type IIA DNA topoisomerase subunit B — translation MTAETSVPSTALLTGADRDGSNYTARHLLVLEGLEAVRKRPGMYIGSTDSRGLMHCLWEIIDNSVDEALGGYCDHIEVVLHDDGSVEVRDNGRGIPVDIEPKTGMSGVEVVMTKLHAGGKFGGGSYAASGGLHGVGASVVNALSSRLDVEVDRGGHTHAISFRRGVPGHFSGQGPDSSFDEGGLKKTKKVPKNRVGTRIRYWADRQIFLKDAKLSLDTLHQRARQTAFLVPGLTLVVRDELGLGEGGTKGEESFRFDGGISEFCEYLATDKPVCDILRFSGQGTFKETVPVLDDRGHMTPTEVTRDLGVDVALRWGTGYDSTVKSFVNIIATPKGGTHVTGFERSVTKTVNEVLRAQKLLRVAEDDVVKDDALEGLTAVVTVRLAEPQFEGQTKEVLGTSAANRIVANVVAKELKAFLTSTKRDAKGQARAVMEKMVAAARTRIAARQHKEAQRRKTALESSSLPAKLADCRSDDVERSELFIVEGDSALGTAKLARNSEFQALLPIRGKILNVQKSSVSDMLKNAECGAIIQVIGAGSGRTFDIDAARYGKIILLVDADVDGAHIRCLLLTLFQRYMRPMVEAGRVFAAVPPLHRIELSQPKKGQEKYVYTYSDRELRDTLLELQRTNVRYKDSIQRYKGLGEMDADQLAETTMDPRHRTLRRINISDLESSEKVFDLLMGNEVAPRKEFITGSAATLDRSRIDA, via the coding sequence GTGACCGCCGAGACGTCCGTGCCGTCCACAGCGCTGCTGACCGGAGCAGACCGTGACGGTTCCAACTACACCGCGCGGCACCTGCTGGTCCTCGAAGGCCTCGAAGCGGTCCGTAAGCGCCCGGGTATGTACATCGGATCCACCGACAGCCGTGGCCTGATGCACTGCCTGTGGGAGATCATCGACAACTCCGTCGACGAAGCCCTGGGTGGTTACTGCGACCACATCGAGGTCGTACTTCACGACGACGGCTCGGTCGAGGTCCGCGACAACGGACGCGGCATCCCCGTGGACATCGAGCCAAAGACCGGCATGTCCGGTGTCGAGGTCGTCATGACCAAGCTGCACGCGGGCGGCAAGTTCGGTGGTGGCTCCTATGCCGCCTCCGGTGGCCTCCACGGTGTCGGTGCGTCCGTGGTCAACGCCCTGTCGTCGCGCCTCGACGTCGAGGTCGACCGTGGCGGCCATACGCATGCGATCAGTTTCCGCCGCGGTGTCCCCGGCCACTTCTCCGGGCAGGGTCCGGACTCTTCGTTCGACGAGGGTGGCCTGAAGAAGACCAAAAAGGTTCCCAAGAACCGGGTCGGGACACGGATCCGCTACTGGGCGGACCGCCAGATCTTCCTCAAGGACGCCAAGCTCTCCCTGGACACCCTGCACCAGCGAGCCCGGCAGACCGCCTTCCTGGTGCCGGGCCTGACTCTCGTGGTGCGCGACGAGCTCGGCCTCGGCGAGGGCGGCACCAAGGGCGAGGAGTCGTTCCGCTTCGATGGCGGCATCAGCGAGTTCTGCGAGTACCTCGCGACCGACAAGCCCGTCTGCGACATCCTCCGCTTCTCGGGCCAGGGCACCTTCAAGGAGACCGTGCCCGTGCTGGACGACCGCGGTCACATGACGCCCACCGAAGTCACCCGTGACCTCGGGGTGGACGTGGCGCTGCGCTGGGGCACCGGCTACGACTCGACGGTGAAGTCCTTCGTCAACATCATCGCCACGCCCAAGGGCGGCACTCACGTCACCGGATTCGAACGGTCCGTGACCAAGACGGTCAACGAGGTGCTGCGCGCTCAGAAGCTGCTGCGGGTCGCCGAGGACGACGTCGTCAAGGACGATGCGCTGGAGGGCCTCACCGCCGTGGTCACGGTGCGTCTCGCCGAGCCGCAGTTCGAGGGGCAGACCAAGGAGGTGCTCGGCACCTCGGCGGCGAACCGGATCGTGGCGAACGTGGTGGCGAAGGAACTCAAGGCCTTCCTGACCTCCACCAAGCGGGACGCCAAGGGCCAGGCACGCGCCGTCATGGAGAAGATGGTCGCCGCCGCCCGTACGCGCATCGCCGCCCGCCAGCACAAGGAGGCGCAGCGCCGGAAGACCGCTCTGGAGTCCTCCTCGCTGCCGGCCAAGCTCGCCGACTGCCGCAGTGACGACGTGGAGCGCAGCGAACTGTTCATCGTCGAGGGGGACTCGGCGCTGGGCACGGCGAAGCTGGCCCGCAACTCCGAGTTCCAGGCCCTGCTGCCGATCCGCGGCAAGATCCTCAACGTCCAGAAGTCCTCGGTCTCGGACATGCTCAAGAACGCCGAGTGCGGAGCGATCATCCAGGTCATAGGAGCAGGCTCCGGCCGCACCTTCGACATCGACGCGGCGCGCTACGGCAAGATCATCCTGCTCGTGGACGCCGACGTCGACGGCGCGCACATCCGTTGCCTCCTGCTGACGCTCTTCCAGCGCTACATGCGACCCATGGTCGAGGCGGGCCGGGTGTTCGCGGCGGTGCCGCCGCTGCACCGCATCGAGTTGTCCCAGCCGAAGAAGGGCCAGGAGAAGTACGTGTACACGTACTCCGACCGTGAACTGCGGGACACCCTGCTCGAGTTGCAGCGCACCAACGTCCGGTACAAGGACTCCATCCAGCGATACAAGGGCCTCGGCGAGATGGACGCCGACCAGCTCGCGGAGACGACCATGGACCCGCGCCACCGGACGCTGCGCCGCATCAACATCTCGGACCTGGAGTCGTCGGAGAAGGTCTTCGACCTGCTCATGGGCAATGAAGTCGCCCCGCGCAAGGAGTTCATCACGGGGTCGGCGGCGACCCTCGACCGGTCGCGCATCGACGCCTGA
- a CDS encoding sensor histidine kinase, which translates to MTLARRVLTWMVRALVIGILMWSAFADAELSTGMLVVAGAGVAGCAATAWAFFRTSLEHRLWPSLLLLGMLLGAGMVAEAAGLSAVALILWCGCVVSALERLPLMAAVPTTALALAAFVSVDESSWFTTTVTAGGTSLAGYVLRLDAEARGSAQRLLEQERAARRAERESAALEERSRIAREIHDVLAHSLSAQLVHLEAARVLLDQNAERDVVRERVVAARGMARQGLEETRQALSALRGDMTPLEEYLKTLVAAAGGSEVQVTGAPRQLPAESSQTVRRVAQEALTNVRKHALGARVDLRLEYAEGHVTLAVRDSGGAPGELSQAGGGYGLLGMRERAELLGGSLEAGPYEEGFKVTLKVPA; encoded by the coding sequence ATGACGTTGGCGCGCCGCGTACTGACCTGGATGGTGCGGGCGTTGGTCATCGGCATTCTGATGTGGAGTGCCTTCGCGGATGCCGAGCTCTCCACCGGGATGCTCGTCGTCGCCGGGGCAGGGGTGGCTGGCTGTGCGGCGACAGCTTGGGCCTTTTTCCGGACGAGCCTTGAACACCGCTTGTGGCCCTCGCTGTTGCTTCTGGGAATGCTGCTCGGTGCGGGCATGGTTGCCGAAGCCGCCGGGCTCTCAGCGGTCGCGCTCATCCTGTGGTGCGGCTGTGTGGTGTCCGCGCTGGAACGGCTGCCGCTCATGGCTGCCGTTCCGACAACGGCGCTTGCCCTGGCTGCCTTTGTGTCCGTGGACGAGAGCTCCTGGTTCACCACGACGGTGACGGCGGGGGGTACGAGCCTCGCCGGTTACGTCCTGCGACTCGACGCCGAGGCGCGCGGCAGCGCGCAGCGACTACTCGAACAGGAACGGGCCGCGCGGCGAGCAGAGCGCGAGTCGGCGGCACTCGAAGAGAGATCACGGATCGCCAGGGAGATCCACGACGTCCTCGCGCACAGCCTGTCCGCGCAACTCGTGCACCTGGAGGCGGCGCGAGTCCTGCTCGACCAGAACGCCGAGCGCGATGTGGTGCGGGAACGTGTCGTCGCGGCCAGAGGCATGGCGCGACAAGGGCTGGAGGAGACTCGGCAGGCGCTCTCCGCCCTACGAGGCGATATGACGCCGTTGGAAGAGTACTTGAAGACGCTCGTCGCTGCGGCGGGAGGAAGTGAGGTGCAAGTGACGGGGGCGCCGCGACAGTTGCCCGCGGAGTCGTCCCAGACGGTGAGGAGGGTGGCGCAGGAGGCGCTGACCAACGTGCGCAAACATGCGCTCGGAGCCCGGGTCGACCTTCGGCTCGAATACGCGGAGGGCCATGTCACCCTCGCGGTGCGGGACTCGGGGGGAGCGCCCGGAGAACTCTCGCAAGCGGGAGGCGGATACGGCCTGTTGGGGATGCGGGAGCGTGCCGAACTGCTCGGCGGCTCGTTGGAGGCAGGGCCGTACGAGGAGGGATTCAAGGTGACGTTGAAGGTACCGGCATGA